Within the Syntrophorhabdales bacterium genome, the region TTCTTTGTGGTGGCCGCCGGATGCGAGGGAGGTTTTTGCCCTCCGGCGGAGCCTGGGTGCGATGCATGCCGTGCGCGACCTTTTGTGAGAGCGATGAATAATCCTCCCAATGCGTACTCGTCACATTTTACTGAGATGCTGACAGTGAAGACAAGCAATATTTTTTTGGTAGTGCACGGCGTTGCGGAAACGCCTCACGATAGCACTCTCTTGGGATGGAGTGCTCCCTTGGGTGTTAATGATTTGCGTTCGGACGCATGTGGGCGCGGAATCCGAGTCGGCCTATCTGGCCATCACGAACCTTCCGTCCTTCACCTGGACCATCAACGCGGCATCCTTGTGAATACCTCGATGGTCATCCTTGCTGAACGTGTAGGTTCCACCAAAAATCCCGGGATAGTTCTTGATCCGCTCGATGGCATCTCTCAGTTTGACGCTTTCATTGGGCCCTTCAGGGATGACCTGCCTCATCCCTTCTGCAACGACCCGCGCAGCATCCGTAGCCACAACTGCATAGATATCAGGCTCTTTCTTGAACTTCTTTTCAAAAGCCTCGGTGAACTCCTTCATCAGCTTCTTCTGGGGATACGAATCGGGAAGTTCTCTCCAAACGACGTAATGGGCACCGGGCAGCAGAAGTGGCTCCGGCTGAAAATCCCGGATGAGTTTGATGAAGGTGTCAGAAAGATTGCCGTGCCCTGTGATGTAGGGTATTTTGAAACCCATTTGCGTGAAATTCTTGGCGACCACAGCATTCGGTGCGCCGCTCACACCGACAATGAGCGCCTGAGGATTGATCCCCTTAACCTTGGCAAGTTGCGCCGTCACATCCAAATCCTTGACATTGAAACGTTCACCCGCGATCTCAAGTCTGTATTTCTTTGCGGCCTTGTTCACCTCTTCGAACCATGTCTGACCCGTTGAATCGGTGGCACAAAGCGTAGCCACCCGTTTGGTGCCCTTTTTCACCAGATAGTCAAAGATGGTCTCGACCATCTCCGAAGTGTGCACCCAGGAGGCGAAGCAGAAGGAATCGGCATAGTTGGGGTCGAAGGAGCCTGACGTCGAGTAGTTCACAACCTTTTCCTCCTGAGCGACGGGCTTCGCAGCGTTCGAGGTTGCAGTGATGGGCGTTCCGATGATTGCCACGACCTTATCCCGTTGGATCATCTTCTTGACGTTGCTCGCCGATTTCTCAGGACTGCTCTCGTTGTCGTAGGCAAAGACCTGCAGGGGGCGGCCTTTGATACCTCCTGTCGCATTGAGCTGCTCTGCAAAGAACTCAACGGCACGCACCTCCGGCTCTCCCAGCCACGCTCCATAACCAGTCGCATCCATGTTGACACCGAGTCGCAGCGATGGCTTAGTTTGCGCGAAGACGAGAGA harbors:
- a CDS encoding ABC transporter substrate-binding protein encodes the protein MIGAKLSRVAFVLMICLLLLLANLSLVFAQTKPSLRLGVNMDATGYGAWLGEPEVRAVEFFAEQLNATGGIKGRPLQVFAYDNESSPEKSASNVKKMIQRDKVVAIIGTPITATSNAAKPVAQEEKVVNYSTSGSFDPNYADSFCFASWVHTSEMVETIFDYLVKKGTKRVATLCATDSTGQTWFEEVNKAAKKYRLEIAGERFNVKDLDVTAQLAKVKGINPQALIVGVSGAPNAVVAKNFTQMGFKIPYITGHGNLSDTFIKLIRDFQPEPLLLPGAHYVVWRELPDSYPQKKLMKEFTEAFEKKFKKEPDIYAVVATDAARVVAEGMRQVIPEGPNESVKLRDAIERIKNYPGIFGGTYTFSKDDHRGIHKDAALMVQVKDGRFVMAR